One window from the genome of Scylla paramamosain isolate STU-SP2022 unplaced genomic scaffold, ASM3559412v1 Contig141, whole genome shotgun sequence encodes:
- the LOC135099518 gene encoding uncharacterized protein LOC135099518 has product MGPLCFLLLINDALTDTPHRWKYVDDCTVGVPVSTKNPDYSPLQAILERLQTWTEESRMTINHNKTVVMHFCTSSVPMPPPQLTVGPHPFQVVRCAKLLGVTVDDQLTWKQHVASTVRSATYRLYMLRRLRSLGTPTDELRGVYLTFILPKLMYASPAWSSSLTHTQQLQLESVQKRACRVILGPAYTTYEEALTTLSLSRLSTRHREALEKFGRGLLHHPRLRNMLPPDAPPPTRATRHHNKITPLKAPRTDRYRLSAIPTMVRAINQ; this is encoded by the coding sequence atgggtcctctatgcttcctcctccttattaacgacgccctcactgacaccccccatcgctggaagtatgtggacgactgcaccgtgggcgtcccagtttccaccaagaacccggactactcgccactgcaagcaattctggagcgactgcagacgtggacggaggagagcaggatgaccatcaaccacaacaaaactgtggtgatgcatttctgtacctcctctgtaccaatgccccctccccagctcacagtgggccctcaccccttccaggtggtccgatgtgccaagcttctcggagtcacggtggacgaccagctgacctggaagcagcatgtcgccagcaccgtgagatcagctacctacaggctgtacatgctgcgcagactcaggtcgctggggacgccgacagatgagttaaggggggtgtaccttaccttcatcctccccaaactcatgtacgcctccccagcgtggtcctcctccctcacacacactcaacagctacagctagagagtgtgcagaaaagggcgtgcagggtcatccttggccctgcctacaccacctatgaagaagccctgaccaccctgagtctgtccagactatccaccaggcaccgagaggctctggagaagtttggaaggggactactgcatcacccacgtctcagaaacatgctgccgcctgacgcgcctcccccgacccgtgccaccagacaccacaacaagataacgcccctgaaggcgccgcgcacggaccgttacagactcagtgcgattcccaccatggtgcgagccatcaatcaatag